The Shewanella zhangzhouensis genome has a window encoding:
- the rsxC gene encoding electron transport complex subunit RsxC — protein MLTLLEQLDKGTLWRSPGGIHPPEMKSVSNGTAIATLPLFDEYLVPLPQVGEQATLAVKAGDTVLKGQMLTQGQGFGYLPVHAPTSGSVKAIESRPSNHASALPILTLVLEADGQDTWCELQGAALDELTPAQMVKRIQDAGIAGMGGAAFPSHIKLSPASEIELVIVNGVECEPYITADDRLMREHADGIIAGIGIVHRILAPKRIIIAIEDNKPEAAEAMRAAVNRSQLPAGLVRVTVIPTKYPSGGEKQLIQIVTGQEVPSGAIPAQLGILVHNVGTLYAIRDAVIEGKPLIERVVTVTGNAVTKPGNYWALIGSKVEDLLHHCDFRAAQAQKIIMGGPMMGYTLADTQVPILKGSNCLLLPNGLEITEMPPEKPCIRCGECAVACPASLLPQQLFWHAKAEEYDKAQSYNLKDCIECGCCSYVCPSDIPLVEYYRVAKAAIRQQAEEKASAERAKVRFEARIARLEEEKAAREAKAKEAAEKRKAAMAGGEKDAIAAALARVQAKKAAQEQTAAPSVDSPEGVPASAADPKAGVAAAIARAKAKKAAQQEAAKAAANTGITEADADVKTQAKPELASESASSEDPKKAAVAAAIARAKAKKAALAANSNTAAADTAEGNIQSSQQAPEVKVSEVQLADAEADAKEQDPKRAAVAAAIAKAKAKKAARSTDENAAPESVSSAPAAPVADSGSDSDPMDTKSARVAAAVAKAKAKKSAASAAQSAPQTDMAAETDKGGVEASSPQTDESTLASKLNDKPDDKAARVAAAVAKAKAKAAAKREGRQSDTAETGSVQSEESLAADPQALETDAQALANSSFTDKAADKSPVESQVSEQGGNTQDSSNTGISEVPPTDADALKKARIAAAVAKAKAKKAAKEHE, from the coding sequence GTGCTGACGCTTTTGGAACAATTGGATAAGGGTACGCTGTGGCGCTCACCCGGTGGTATTCATCCACCCGAGATGAAATCCGTCTCCAATGGCACTGCCATTGCCACACTGCCACTGTTTGATGAATACCTGGTTCCCCTGCCTCAGGTTGGTGAACAGGCCACTCTCGCCGTAAAGGCGGGTGATACCGTTCTTAAAGGGCAAATGTTGACTCAGGGTCAGGGCTTTGGCTATTTACCGGTACATGCCCCCACTTCAGGCAGTGTAAAAGCCATTGAGTCTCGGCCGAGCAACCATGCATCCGCCCTGCCCATACTGACGCTGGTATTGGAAGCCGATGGCCAGGATACATGGTGTGAACTCCAAGGCGCAGCTTTGGATGAGTTGACCCCGGCCCAAATGGTCAAAAGAATTCAGGATGCCGGCATCGCCGGTATGGGCGGCGCCGCGTTTCCGAGCCACATTAAATTAAGTCCGGCCAGCGAAATAGAGTTGGTGATAGTCAACGGTGTTGAATGTGAACCCTACATCACGGCAGACGATCGCCTGATGCGCGAGCACGCCGATGGGATTATCGCGGGTATTGGCATAGTGCACCGTATCCTTGCGCCCAAACGCATTATCATCGCCATCGAGGATAACAAGCCCGAAGCCGCTGAAGCCATGCGGGCCGCCGTCAATCGCAGCCAGTTACCGGCGGGACTTGTCAGGGTCACTGTAATCCCGACCAAATATCCTTCAGGCGGTGAAAAGCAGCTCATTCAGATTGTTACCGGACAGGAAGTGCCCTCCGGCGCCATTCCAGCTCAGCTCGGTATCCTGGTGCACAACGTGGGTACCCTGTATGCAATCCGCGATGCTGTCATCGAAGGAAAGCCTTTGATAGAAAGAGTCGTTACCGTCACCGGCAACGCGGTAACCAAACCCGGAAACTACTGGGCTTTAATCGGCAGCAAGGTAGAGGATCTCCTCCACCACTGTGATTTTCGTGCAGCGCAGGCCCAAAAGATCATCATGGGTGGTCCTATGATGGGTTACACCCTGGCCGATACCCAGGTCCCGATTTTGAAGGGCAGCAACTGTCTGCTGTTGCCCAACGGCCTCGAAATCACCGAGATGCCGCCCGAGAAACCCTGTATTCGCTGCGGCGAATGTGCCGTTGCCTGCCCCGCATCATTGCTGCCACAGCAACTCTTTTGGCACGCCAAAGCGGAAGAATACGACAAGGCACAAAGCTATAACCTCAAAGACTGTATCGAGTGCGGATGTTGCAGCTATGTCTGCCCCAGTGACATCCCCCTGGTAGAATATTATCGGGTTGCCAAGGCCGCCATTCGCCAACAGGCGGAAGAAAAAGCCAGTGCTGAGCGCGCAAAAGTGCGATTTGAAGCCCGCATTGCCCGCCTTGAAGAAGAAAAAGCGGCCCGTGAAGCCAAGGCAAAAGAGGCCGCAGAGAAACGTAAAGCGGCCATGGCCGGGGGAGAAAAAGACGCCATCGCCGCCGCCCTCGCCCGGGTGCAGGCCAAAAAAGCCGCCCAGGAGCAAACTGCCGCTCCGAGCGTTGACTCGCCAGAGGGTGTACCAGCTTCAGCCGCCGATCCTAAAGCCGGTGTCGCTGCCGCCATAGCAAGAGCCAAAGCAAAGAAGGCCGCCCAGCAGGAAGCCGCCAAGGCCGCTGCTAACACCGGGATTACGGAAGCTGACGCCGACGTAAAAACACAGGCCAAGCCTGAGTTAGCGTCCGAATCAGCAAGCAGCGAAGATCCGAAAAAGGCCGCTGTCGCCGCAGCGATTGCCCGCGCCAAGGCTAAAAAAGCAGCCCTGGCGGCAAACAGCAATACAGCCGCTGCAGACACCGCCGAAGGCAACATCCAATCCTCCCAACAGGCACCAGAAGTAAAGGTGTCTGAAGTGCAGCTAGCGGATGCAGAGGCTGACGCGAAGGAGCAGGATCCCAAGCGTGCCGCTGTAGCCGCGGCCATCGCCAAAGCAAAAGCCAAAAAGGCCGCCAGGAGTACCGATGAAAATGCCGCTCCGGAGTCAGTTTCGTCAGCGCCGGCGGCGCCGGTAGCCGACTCAGGCTCAGACTCAGACCCAATGGATACCAAATCAGCCAGAGTTGCTGCAGCCGTTGCCAAAGCTAAAGCCAAGAAGTCGGCGGCGAGTGCTGCACAGAGCGCTCCCCAAACGGATATGGCCGCTGAAACTGATAAGGGCGGCGTTGAAGCAAGTTCCCCACAAACAGATGAAAGTACTCTTGCGAGCAAGCTAAACGACAAACCTGATGACAAGGCCGCCAGAGTGGCCGCTGCGGTAGCAAAAGCCAAGGCGAAGGCAGCGGCGAAACGTGAAGGAAGACAGTCAGATACTGCAGAAACTGGCAGCGTTCAATCTGAAGAGTCTCTAGCGGCTGACCCCCAGGCACTGGAGACTGATGCCCAAGCACTCGCGAACAGTTCCTTTACCGATAAGGCCGCTGACAAGTCGCCGGTTGAAAGCCAAGTATCAGAACAAGGTGGAAACACCCAAGACAGCTCAAATACAGGTATTTCAGAGGTTCCACCAACAGATGCCGATGCGCTTAAAAAAGCCCGTATTGCTGCGGCCGTCGCCAAAGCCAAGGCCAAAAAAGCCGCCAAGGAGCATGAATAA
- the rsxB gene encoding electron transport complex subunit RsxB, with product MSAVMIAVVLLGLLALVFGAILGFAAVKFRVEGDPLVDQVESLLPQTQCGQCGYPGCRPYAEAIAGGDQINKCPPGGTATMEKIAELMGVEPQPLSAITEQQVKKVAYIREDECIGCTKCIQACPVDAIVGAGKLMHTVITQDCTGCDLCVEPCPVDCIDMLPVTQDIKTWNWKLSAIPVMQLEEDKQC from the coding sequence ATGTCTGCAGTCATGATAGCCGTTGTATTACTGGGCCTGCTGGCATTGGTATTTGGTGCCATATTGGGCTTTGCTGCCGTTAAATTCAGAGTCGAAGGCGACCCTCTGGTAGATCAGGTCGAGTCCCTGCTGCCACAAACTCAGTGTGGTCAGTGTGGCTATCCTGGTTGCCGCCCCTACGCTGAAGCCATTGCCGGCGGTGACCAAATCAACAAATGTCCCCCCGGTGGCACCGCCACCATGGAAAAAATCGCTGAGCTGATGGGAGTTGAACCTCAGCCCCTGTCTGCCATAACTGAGCAGCAAGTCAAAAAGGTTGCCTACATTCGCGAAGACGAGTGTATCGGTTGTACCAAGTGTATTCAGGCGTGTCCGGTGGATGCCATCGTCGGCGCCGGTAAACTGATGCACACCGTCATTACCCAGGACTGCACCGGCTGCGATCTCTGTGTCGAGCCCTGCCCCGTCGATTGCATCGACATGCTCCCTGTCACTCAGGACATCAAGACCTGGAACTGGAAACTGAGTGCCATTCCCGTGATGCAGCTCGAAGAGGATAAACAGTGCTGA
- the uvrB gene encoding excinuclease ABC subunit UvrB codes for MSEQVFQLSSQYSPAGDQPKAIAKLIDGLESGLACQTLLGVTGSGKTFTVANVIATLGRPTIIMAPNKTLAAQLYGEMKEFFPNNAVEYFVSYYDYYQPEAYVPASNTFIEKDASVNAHIEQMRLSATKALLERRDVIIVASVSAIYGLGDPDSYMKMLLHLRQGDFMGQRDILRRLSELQYSRNDIDLQRGTFRVRGEVIDIFPADSERDAIRVELFDDEIERISEFDPLTGQVTKRLARATVYPKTHYVTPREKILEAIDQIKDELRGRKQQFLDNHKLIEAQRITERVQYDVEMMTELGYCSGIENYSRYLSGRAEGEGPPTLLDYLPADGLMIIDESHNTVPQIGAMYKGDRSRKTTLVEYGFRLPSALDNRPLKFEEFESLMPQTIFVSATPGKYELEKSGEDIAEQVVRPTGLIDPELEVRPVAIQVDDLLSEVAKRVEVNERVLVTTLTKRMAEDLTDYLDEHGVKVRYLHSDIDTVERMEIIRDLRLGVFDVLVGINLLREGLDMPEVSLVCILDADKEGFLRSERSLIQTVGRAARNVNGKVILYADRITDSMARAMAETDRRRAKQMQFNEEHGIVPRGVVKKITDVMDVGERSAPSRGAAKVSGRSAGTGKPSMKHDPHQIAVTIDALEKQMHQHARDLEFEQAAALRDEIHGLRQQLLEA; via the coding sequence GTGTCTGAGCAAGTTTTTCAACTTTCTTCCCAGTATTCACCCGCAGGCGATCAGCCTAAAGCCATCGCCAAACTGATCGACGGGCTGGAATCAGGACTCGCCTGTCAAACCTTGCTGGGCGTAACAGGCTCTGGCAAGACCTTTACCGTGGCGAATGTCATTGCCACCCTGGGGCGGCCCACCATTATCATGGCACCCAATAAGACGCTGGCGGCCCAGCTCTATGGCGAGATGAAAGAGTTCTTTCCCAATAATGCGGTGGAATACTTTGTTTCTTACTACGACTACTATCAACCAGAAGCCTATGTGCCGGCATCCAATACCTTTATTGAGAAAGATGCCTCGGTAAACGCCCACATAGAACAGATGCGTCTGTCAGCCACAAAGGCCTTGCTTGAACGCCGTGATGTCATCATTGTCGCGTCAGTCTCCGCGATCTATGGTTTGGGTGACCCTGACTCCTATATGAAGATGCTGCTGCATTTGCGCCAGGGCGACTTTATGGGCCAGCGTGACATCTTAAGGCGCCTTAGCGAACTGCAATACAGCCGCAACGACATCGATTTGCAGCGGGGCACCTTCCGGGTTCGGGGAGAAGTCATTGACATTTTTCCGGCGGATTCGGAGCGGGATGCCATTCGGGTTGAACTGTTCGACGATGAGATTGAGCGCATCAGCGAGTTTGATCCCCTCACGGGTCAGGTGACCAAACGTCTTGCTCGCGCCACAGTGTACCCCAAAACCCACTATGTAACGCCGCGGGAAAAGATCCTCGAAGCCATTGATCAGATTAAAGATGAACTGAGGGGGCGCAAGCAGCAGTTTTTGGATAACCACAAGCTCATCGAGGCGCAGCGTATTACCGAGCGGGTTCAGTACGATGTGGAAATGATGACAGAGCTGGGATACTGCTCCGGGATTGAAAATTACTCCCGATATCTGTCTGGCCGCGCCGAAGGGGAAGGGCCCCCAACGCTGCTTGACTATCTGCCTGCCGATGGCCTGATGATCATTGATGAGTCCCACAACACAGTGCCGCAAATTGGCGCCATGTATAAGGGTGACCGCTCACGTAAAACCACCCTGGTGGAATATGGTTTCCGTTTGCCTTCAGCACTGGATAACCGGCCGCTGAAGTTTGAAGAATTTGAATCCCTGATGCCCCAGACCATTTTCGTCTCGGCAACGCCCGGTAAGTATGAGCTGGAGAAAAGCGGGGAAGACATTGCTGAGCAGGTAGTGCGGCCAACCGGTTTGATTGACCCCGAGCTGGAAGTACGTCCTGTGGCCATTCAGGTTGATGATCTTCTCTCTGAAGTCGCCAAGCGGGTGGAAGTGAATGAGCGGGTGCTGGTGACCACACTCACCAAGCGGATGGCAGAAGATCTCACCGATTACCTCGACGAGCACGGCGTTAAAGTGCGCTACTTGCACTCGGATATCGATACTGTGGAGCGAATGGAAATTATCCGCGACCTGCGACTTGGCGTCTTCGATGTGCTGGTCGGCATTAACTTGTTAAGAGAAGGTCTCGACATGCCGGAAGTGTCTCTGGTGTGTATTCTCGATGCTGATAAAGAGGGCTTTTTGCGCTCAGAACGCTCGCTTATTCAGACCGTAGGCCGCGCAGCCCGTAACGTGAACGGCAAAGTGATTCTCTATGCCGACCGTATTACTGACTCCATGGCCCGCGCCATGGCTGAAACTGACCGTCGCCGCGCCAAACAGATGCAGTTCAATGAAGAGCACGGCATTGTCCCCCGCGGCGTGGTGAAGAAAATCACCGATGTGATGGATGTGGGCGAGAGGTCTGCACCAAGCCGCGGCGCGGCCAAGGTGTCAGGTCGCAGCGCCGGCACAGGTAAACCGTCGATGAAGCACGACCCGCATCAGATTGCCGTGACCATAGATGCGCTTGAAAAACAGATGCATCAGCATGCACGGGATCTGGAGTTCGAGCAGGCCGCCGCGCTCAGGGATGAAATCCATGGGCTGCGCCAGCAGCTGCTGGAAGCTTGA
- the rsxD gene encoding electron transport complex subunit RsxD, whose protein sequence is MAFKIASSPHVRKDSQTSAVMQRVILAALPGLAVQCYFFGWGTFIQVCLAIATALSAEALVLKLRNRPISATLMDQSAVLTALLIGVAIPPLAPWYLVVIGTVFAIVMVKQLYGGLGQNLFNPAMAAYVLLLVSFPVLMTTWAVPSTLAQSSAGILDAIEVIFSAQGAADFALGIDGVSMATPLDTLKTDLSMGLTADESLKKAIFGGGSTGEGWFWVNLAYLCGGLFLLATKTIRWHISAGLIGALFVCSLFGFGASPDTHASPLFNLFSGATMLAAFFIATDPVTAATSPRGRLLFGAMIGVLVYLIRTFGGYPDGVAFAVLLANLCAPLIDYYIKPRAYGHRGSL, encoded by the coding sequence ATGGCGTTTAAGATTGCATCATCACCCCATGTGCGCAAAGACAGCCAAACCTCGGCCGTGATGCAGCGCGTCATTCTTGCTGCCCTGCCGGGCCTCGCTGTCCAATGCTATTTCTTTGGTTGGGGCACCTTTATTCAGGTGTGTCTCGCCATTGCGACGGCCCTTTCCGCCGAAGCTCTGGTGCTTAAGCTCAGAAACCGCCCGATATCGGCTACCTTGATGGACCAGAGTGCTGTGCTTACCGCGCTCTTGATTGGTGTCGCCATTCCGCCGCTCGCCCCCTGGTATTTGGTGGTCATAGGTACGGTATTCGCCATCGTGATGGTGAAACAGCTTTATGGCGGTTTGGGGCAAAACCTCTTTAACCCCGCCATGGCCGCCTATGTACTGCTTCTCGTGTCTTTCCCGGTACTGATGACGACATGGGCCGTCCCCAGCACGCTGGCACAAAGCAGCGCAGGCATTCTGGATGCCATTGAAGTCATTTTTTCAGCTCAGGGCGCAGCTGACTTCGCGCTTGGGATTGATGGCGTGTCCATGGCAACCCCACTGGACACCTTGAAAACCGATCTGTCCATGGGGCTCACCGCCGATGAAAGCCTGAAAAAAGCCATCTTCGGCGGTGGCAGCACAGGTGAAGGCTGGTTCTGGGTGAATCTTGCTTATCTGTGCGGCGGCCTGTTTTTATTGGCCACCAAAACCATTCGCTGGCACATCAGCGCTGGGCTCATCGGCGCCCTCTTTGTGTGCAGCCTCTTTGGCTTTGGCGCATCGCCAGACACCCACGCCAGCCCCCTGTTTAACCTCTTCAGTGGCGCAACCATGCTGGCAGCCTTTTTTATTGCCACCGATCCTGTGACCGCCGCCACCAGTCCTCGCGGACGGCTGCTCTTTGGCGCCATGATAGGGGTATTGGTTTATCTGATCCGCACCTTTGGTGGTTACCCCGATGGTGTGGCGTTTGCGGTATTGCTGGCCAACCTCTGCGCTCCGCTAATCGACTATTACATCAAGCCCCGGGCCTATGGCCATCGTGGCAGCCTGTAG
- the queC gene encoding 7-cyano-7-deazaguanine synthase QueC: MSKAVVVFSGGQDSTTCLVQALSQFNEVHAITFDYGQRHSEEIDVAKSLANELGCASHKIMDVSLLGELAISALTRDAIPVSHELMENGLPNTFVPGRNILFLTLAGIYAYQLGADTVITGVCETDFSGYPDCRNDFIKAMEQALNLGMDKQLEIRTPLMWLNKAETWALADRYGKLELVRNQTLTCYNGIRGDGCGDCPACLLRRRGLEDYLNNRDAVNAELTNKTAAN, translated from the coding sequence ATGTCCAAAGCAGTTGTCGTATTCAGTGGTGGTCAGGATTCCACTACCTGTCTGGTGCAGGCCCTGTCTCAGTTTAATGAAGTACACGCCATCACCTTCGATTATGGTCAGCGCCACAGTGAAGAAATTGACGTAGCCAAATCGCTGGCAAACGAGCTTGGCTGTGCGTCCCACAAAATCATGGACGTGTCTTTGCTTGGCGAGCTTGCCATCAGCGCCCTCACCCGAGACGCCATCCCCGTTTCCCACGAACTGATGGAAAATGGTCTGCCCAATACCTTTGTCCCGGGTCGCAATATCCTCTTCTTAACCCTTGCCGGCATATACGCCTATCAACTTGGCGCCGATACTGTGATCACCGGTGTATGTGAAACCGACTTCTCTGGCTATCCTGATTGCCGCAATGATTTCATCAAAGCCATGGAGCAGGCGCTCAATCTGGGTATGGACAAACAACTTGAAATTCGCACGCCGCTGATGTGGCTCAATAAAGCCGAAACCTGGGCGCTGGCCGACCGTTACGGCAAGCTCGAACTGGTGCGGAATCAAACCCTGACCTGTTACAACGGGATCCGTGGCGATGGGTGTGGCGATTGCCCCGCCTGCCTGCTGCGACGCCGCGGCCTTGAGGACTACCTCAATAATCGTGATGCGGTAAACGCAGAACTTACCAACAAGACGGCCGCCAATTGA
- the rrtA gene encoding rhombosortase, producing the protein MIGALLSLLCAALYFLPVDGKLNWQRHLIGAGEYWRLISGNLLHTNHWHFLMNLAGFWVILSLHHFHYRAAGLVLLLFVLCLGEGIGLYLFYPSLQAYVGLSGILHGLFAFGALMDIKRGLKSGWLLLIGLGLKVGYEQYFGASNDVASLIGARVATESHLVGALLGTALGVAYLAYCSSNVTKSPA; encoded by the coding sequence ATGATAGGCGCTCTGCTGTCCCTGCTCTGTGCTGCGCTCTATTTTTTGCCTGTTGATGGGAAGCTTAATTGGCAAAGGCACCTTATTGGCGCAGGCGAATATTGGCGCCTTATCAGCGGCAACTTGCTGCACACCAACCACTGGCATTTCTTGATGAACCTGGCGGGCTTCTGGGTGATTTTGAGCTTGCATCATTTTCATTACCGCGCGGCCGGGCTCGTGTTGCTGCTGTTTGTTCTCTGCCTCGGTGAAGGTATTGGCCTGTACCTGTTTTACCCAAGCCTTCAGGCGTATGTGGGCCTAAGCGGTATTTTGCACGGCCTCTTTGCCTTTGGTGCTCTGATGGATATTAAGCGCGGGCTTAAATCCGGCTGGCTGCTGCTGATTGGCCTGGGTTTAAAAGTGGGATACGAGCAGTATTTTGGCGCCAGCAACGATGTGGCGAGCCTGATTGGTGCCAGGGTCGCTACCGAGTCGCATTTGGTGGGTGCACTGCTTGGCACAGCCCTGGGAGTGGCCTATCTCGCCTATTGCTCATCGAATGTGACAAAGAGTCCCGCATAA
- a CDS encoding EAL domain-containing protein produces MSLIKTFPLALILLFGGAALWLHQENLGLMQDAGKALETQYQNKTTELASWHGDGKALYQHLQQSITLQFFQYTDGTDGSRNFTTGQLQETPASFLASLFPLEISDTRNLPDGRLMVKLDTNGPRAKAVKIYSEQLLILGSLWAASLLLFLVCASRLSRKINYAAEYVKSLAELNFSPPEQSRLGGELKCLAGAFEDARQALKQKIDGLHHENEKLSRAAFQDPITGFGSRARFTRKLDELAKSQKDLLGSLAMLQATELGTINQLKGRTAGDDYLAKVAGCLRKAGSPFPDAEFYRISSSDFAVFLPNLVISDAERFLEPLKTLLDEYQSTSAMESVAYTGLVPYKSGVDPVGLLSLSDAALSIAQTLGSNSFHVLEKFSEDQEIGDNRWQVAITEIITQRAVRFFQQPIQPCRSEVEVYRELFARFFNSEGKVLPTATVIAMAERHGLSQELDKLVVLSAVRMLLDNPNLTGAYGVNISAVSATDDNFVVWLKDLLTKHKTISNRLVLEINESGLQTNMQGSFRFIREIHSVGTRVSIERFGMGFTSFKFFREVRPDYIKLDATYSEAIDQDANNKFFVRMMIDIARRIGVRVIACGVERQEEKLTLEKLMVDGLQGFYIAKPEPAAGKDSLDEKLARQS; encoded by the coding sequence ATGAGTTTGATCAAAACTTTCCCCCTCGCACTTATTTTGCTCTTCGGTGGTGCCGCACTTTGGTTGCATCAAGAGAACCTTGGCCTGATGCAGGATGCTGGCAAGGCCCTGGAAACGCAATATCAGAACAAAACCACTGAATTGGCTTCCTGGCATGGTGATGGCAAGGCACTCTATCAACACCTGCAGCAATCGATCACTTTGCAGTTTTTTCAGTACACCGATGGGACCGATGGCAGTCGCAACTTCACCACCGGACAATTGCAGGAAACCCCGGCATCGTTTTTGGCAAGCCTGTTTCCGCTGGAAATAAGTGATACCCGCAACTTGCCTGACGGGCGACTCATGGTGAAGTTGGACACAAACGGCCCACGGGCGAAGGCAGTTAAAATCTATTCAGAACAGTTACTTATCCTTGGGAGTTTATGGGCCGCTTCGCTGCTGCTGTTTTTGGTGTGTGCGTCCAGACTGTCCCGTAAAATCAATTACGCAGCTGAGTATGTGAAGTCACTGGCGGAGCTTAACTTCTCGCCCCCTGAGCAATCCAGACTCGGCGGTGAGCTTAAATGCCTTGCAGGCGCATTTGAAGATGCCCGGCAAGCATTGAAGCAAAAGATTGACGGTTTGCATCATGAAAACGAAAAGCTGTCCCGTGCAGCATTTCAAGATCCCATCACAGGTTTTGGCAGCAGAGCACGCTTTACCCGTAAATTGGATGAATTGGCCAAGAGCCAGAAAGACTTGCTGGGTTCCCTTGCCATGTTGCAAGCCACAGAGCTGGGTACTATCAACCAGCTTAAGGGCCGTACCGCTGGCGATGACTATCTGGCAAAAGTCGCTGGATGTTTGCGTAAGGCAGGCAGCCCCTTCCCCGATGCCGAATTTTACCGGATAAGCAGCTCCGACTTTGCGGTGTTTCTGCCTAATCTGGTTATCAGTGATGCAGAACGATTCCTTGAGCCGCTCAAGACGTTACTCGATGAATACCAGTCCACTTCTGCCATGGAGTCGGTTGCCTATACCGGACTCGTCCCCTATAAGAGTGGCGTTGACCCAGTGGGCTTACTCAGTCTCTCTGATGCGGCGCTTAGCATTGCTCAAACACTGGGTTCTAACAGTTTCCATGTGCTTGAGAAGTTCAGTGAGGATCAGGAAATCGGAGATAACCGCTGGCAAGTGGCTATTACTGAAATCATTACCCAACGCGCAGTACGATTCTTTCAGCAGCCGATACAGCCCTGCCGCAGTGAAGTGGAAGTCTACCGCGAACTCTTTGCCCGCTTCTTTAACTCAGAAGGCAAGGTACTCCCTACCGCTACTGTGATAGCCATGGCTGAAAGGCACGGACTGAGTCAGGAGCTGGATAAGCTGGTCGTCCTCTCAGCTGTGCGCATGTTGCTGGATAACCCAAACCTGACCGGTGCCTATGGGGTCAATATCAGCGCTGTGTCGGCAACCGATGATAATTTTGTGGTCTGGCTTAAGGATCTTCTAACCAAACACAAGACCATTTCTAACCGACTGGTACTGGAAATCAATGAAAGTGGCCTGCAAACCAATATGCAGGGCAGTTTCCGCTTTATTCGCGAAATCCACAGTGTTGGCACCCGGGTATCTATCGAGCGTTTCGGCATGGGCTTTACATCGTTTAAGTTTTTCCGGGAAGTCAGACCCGACTACATCAAGCTCGACGCCACCTACAGCGAAGCCATAGATCAAGACGCCAACAACAAGTTTTTTGTGCGCATGATGATAGACATCGCCAGACGTATCGGTGTCAGGGTCATTGCCTGTGGTGTGGAACGTCAGGAAGAAAAGCTGACGTTAGAGAAGCTTATGGTGGACGGTTTGCAAGGTTTCTATATTGCCAAACCAGAACCTGCCGCCGGCAAAGACTCGCTTGACGAGAAACTGGCCCGCCAGAGTTAA
- the queE gene encoding 7-carboxy-7-deazaguanine synthase QueE: protein MTEYPINEVFETIQGEGSHTGLPAIFVRLQGCPVACPWCDTAQTWDVLEQNKVAPADVIQVDGSIGRWAMHSASSLVDAFINKGFSAKLVVITGGEPCMHDLTDLTQGFEAAGFHCQIETSGTFEVRCSESTYVTVSPKVNMKGGYPVLKQALERANEIKHPVATDAHIDELDALLEGVDITGKTICLQPISQKARATELAMKTCIARNWRLSIQTHKYLNID, encoded by the coding sequence ATGACCGAGTATCCCATCAACGAAGTCTTTGAAACCATTCAGGGTGAAGGCAGCCACACTGGCCTGCCCGCCATCTTCGTGCGCCTGCAGGGCTGCCCGGTAGCCTGCCCCTGGTGCGACACCGCCCAAACCTGGGATGTGCTCGAACAAAATAAAGTGGCGCCCGCAGACGTTATTCAGGTGGATGGCAGCATTGGCCGATGGGCAATGCATTCGGCTTCATCTTTAGTGGATGCATTCATTAATAAGGGCTTTTCCGCCAAACTGGTGGTGATCACCGGCGGCGAACCCTGTATGCACGACTTAACGGATTTAACCCAAGGCTTTGAAGCGGCAGGGTTTCATTGCCAGATTGAAACCAGTGGCACCTTTGAGGTGCGCTGCTCAGAGAGCACCTATGTGACTGTATCGCCCAAGGTGAATATGAAAGGCGGCTATCCGGTGCTGAAACAAGCCCTTGAACGTGCCAATGAAATCAAGCATCCAGTGGCTACCGATGCGCACATTGATGAGCTCGATGCGCTACTGGAAGGTGTGGATATCACTGGCAAAACCATTTGTTTGCAGCCCATCAGCCAGAAGGCCCGTGCCACAGAGCTTGCGATGAAAACCTGCATTGCCCGCAACTGGCGTCTATCAATTCAAACCCATAAGTATTTGAATATTGATTGA
- the rsxA gene encoding electron transport complex subunit RsxA — translation MSEYLLLLIGTVLVNNFVLVKFLGLCPFMGVSGKLESAIGMSMATTFVLTLASVLSFLVNQYLLAPFDLTYLRTMSFILVIAVVVQFTEMLVQKTSASLHRALGIYLPLITTNCAVLGVALLNVNEQHDFLESAIYGFGAAVGFSLVLVLFSAMRERLAAADVPLPFRGGAIAMITAGLMSLAFMGFTGLVK, via the coding sequence ATGAGTGAATATCTCCTGTTGTTGATCGGTACTGTGCTGGTCAACAACTTCGTTTTGGTAAAATTTCTCGGACTTTGCCCCTTTATGGGGGTGTCAGGCAAGCTTGAGTCTGCCATCGGCATGTCGATGGCGACTACCTTTGTATTGACCCTGGCCTCCGTTCTCAGTTTCCTGGTGAACCAGTATCTGCTGGCGCCTTTTGATTTGACCTATCTGCGCACCATGAGTTTTATTCTGGTGATCGCCGTTGTGGTGCAGTTCACCGAAATGCTGGTGCAAAAAACCAGTGCCAGTCTGCACCGTGCGCTGGGTATTTACCTGCCGCTTATCACCACCAACTGCGCCGTTCTCGGTGTCGCGCTGCTCAATGTGAACGAGCAGCACGATTTTCTGGAATCAGCCATCTATGGCTTTGGCGCCGCGGTGGGATTTTCTTTGGTGCTCGTCCTCTTCTCAGCCATGCGTGAACGCCTGGCAGCGGCCGATGTGCCCCTGCCTTTTCGGGGTGGCGCGATTGCCATGATCACCGCCGGGCTGATGTCACTGGCCTTTATGGGCTTTACCGGTTTGGTGAAATAA